In Sphingopyxis sp. 113P3, one DNA window encodes the following:
- a CDS encoding SDR family NAD(P)-dependent oxidoreductase, which produces MSRELQDRVAIVTGAGGGLGRSHALLLARYGARVVVNDSNAGAAERVAAEIEARGGQALAAPASVTDEEQVATMVRAATRTWGGVDILINNAGILRDKSFAKMDLADFRLVLDVHLMGAAICAKAVWDQMRERRFGRIVMTTSSSGLYGNFGQANYGAAKMALVGLMQTLALEGEKYNVRVNCLAPTAATAMTEGVLAPDALARLSPEAVSPSLLALVGDEAPTRTILCAGAGHFASAHVTLTDGVFIGEGGDAAERLIAAWDRVVDRAGEVVPAYGFTQAERELASAGFDAPTMAAAR; this is translated from the coding sequence ATGTCGCGAGAGTTGCAGGATCGGGTAGCCATCGTGACGGGTGCGGGCGGCGGGCTGGGCCGCTCACACGCGCTGCTGCTCGCGCGGTACGGCGCGCGCGTGGTCGTCAACGATAGCAATGCAGGTGCCGCGGAACGGGTCGCTGCCGAAATCGAGGCAAGGGGCGGACAGGCGCTGGCGGCGCCAGCCTCCGTTACCGATGAGGAACAGGTCGCGACCATGGTTCGTGCGGCGACGCGCACCTGGGGCGGCGTGGACATATTGATCAACAATGCGGGCATTCTGCGCGACAAGAGCTTCGCAAAGATGGATCTCGCCGACTTTCGCCTCGTCCTGGACGTGCATCTGATGGGGGCAGCTATCTGCGCGAAGGCTGTGTGGGATCAGATGCGTGAGCGCCGTTTCGGCCGCATCGTGATGACGACCTCTTCCTCGGGGCTCTACGGCAATTTCGGCCAGGCCAATTATGGCGCGGCCAAGATGGCGCTCGTCGGACTGATGCAGACGCTCGCGCTCGAGGGCGAGAAATATAATGTCAGGGTCAACTGTCTCGCGCCCACTGCGGCGACGGCGATGACCGAAGGCGTGCTGGCGCCCGATGCGCTGGCGCGGCTGTCGCCCGAAGCTGTAAGTCCCAGCCTCCTCGCGCTCGTGGGCGATGAGGCGCCGACGCGCACGATCCTCTGCGCAGGCGCGGGGCATTTCGCGAGCGCCCATGTCACGCTGACCGACGGGGTCTTCATCGGCGAGGGTGGCGACGCCGCCGAGCGGCTGATCGCTGCCTGGGATCGCGTGGTGGACCGGGCGGGAGAGGTGGTGCCGGCGTACGGCTTCACGCAGGCCGAACGCGAACTGGCGAGCGCGGGCTTCGACGCGCCGACCATGGCGGCCGCGCGCTGA
- a CDS encoding MFS transporter, translating to MARKSEAPAGAPKARSETLVIAASSLGTVFEWYDFYLYGLLASAISVHFFAGVNETTGFILALMAFAAGFAVRPFGALVFGRVGDIVGRKNTFLVTMAIMGLSTFAVGFLPGYDSIGIAAPIILMLLRLLQGLAIGGEYGGAAVYIAEHAPPGKRGFYTSFIQTTAMIGLILASTFVVSLRLFMDAETFEAWGWRLPFIFSIVLLSVALWIRLQLEESPVFQRMKAAGATSKAPLKEAFGEWRNLKIVLLALFGAVAGQAVIGFAAHLYPLFYLERIARVDGATANFLVATALTIIIPSFVFFGWLSDKIGRKPIMMTACVIAVFAYFPLYKALVMAANPAMAAAVEQAPVTVVADAGECSFQFDPIGRNKFDGTSCDIVKAYLARSGVNYSNADAAPGTVASVQIGEDVHRAPDPATLTGEAKASAIAAFQQELHAALTRAGYPPAADPAQVNKVKVIAILCIFGLLATMVYGPLAALLVELFPARIRYSSLSLPYHIGNGWIGGFMPTIGFAMVAATGNIYQGLWYAVAFAAITAVVGILFLPETYKRDIEA from the coding sequence ATGGCTAGGAAGAGCGAAGCGCCGGCCGGCGCCCCCAAGGCGCGCAGCGAAACGCTGGTGATCGCCGCATCGTCGCTGGGCACGGTCTTCGAATGGTATGATTTTTACCTTTACGGACTGCTCGCCAGCGCGATCTCGGTCCACTTCTTCGCCGGAGTCAACGAGACGACCGGCTTCATCCTTGCGCTGATGGCCTTTGCCGCGGGCTTTGCCGTCCGCCCCTTCGGCGCGCTGGTCTTCGGGCGCGTCGGTGATATCGTGGGGCGCAAGAACACTTTCCTCGTCACCATGGCGATCATGGGGCTTTCGACCTTCGCCGTCGGCTTCCTCCCGGGCTATGACAGCATCGGTATAGCGGCACCGATCATCCTCATGCTGCTGCGGCTGCTGCAGGGGCTGGCGATCGGCGGCGAATATGGCGGCGCGGCCGTCTATATCGCCGAACATGCGCCGCCGGGAAAGCGCGGCTTTTATACCAGCTTCATCCAGACCACCGCGATGATCGGGCTGATCCTCGCCTCGACCTTCGTCGTGTCGCTGCGCCTGTTCATGGATGCAGAGACGTTCGAGGCGTGGGGCTGGCGGCTGCCCTTCATTTTCTCGATCGTTCTCCTCTCGGTCGCGCTCTGGATCCGCTTGCAGCTGGAGGAGAGCCCGGTGTTCCAGCGGATGAAGGCCGCCGGCGCGACGTCGAAGGCGCCGCTCAAGGAAGCGTTCGGCGAATGGCGCAACCTGAAGATCGTGCTGCTCGCGCTGTTCGGCGCCGTCGCGGGGCAGGCAGTGATCGGCTTTGCCGCGCATCTCTATCCGCTCTTCTATCTCGAGCGCATCGCGCGGGTCGACGGGGCGACCGCCAATTTCCTCGTCGCCACCGCGCTGACCATCATCATCCCGAGCTTCGTCTTCTTCGGCTGGCTCAGCGACAAGATCGGGCGCAAGCCGATCATGATGACTGCCTGCGTCATCGCCGTCTTCGCCTATTTCCCGCTCTACAAGGCGCTGGTGATGGCCGCCAACCCGGCGATGGCGGCGGCGGTCGAGCAGGCGCCGGTCACGGTCGTCGCCGACGCCGGCGAATGCTCGTTCCAGTTCGACCCGATCGGCCGTAACAAGTTCGACGGCACGAGCTGCGACATCGTGAAAGCCTATCTGGCGCGCAGCGGGGTCAATTACTCGAATGCCGATGCCGCTCCCGGGACCGTGGCCTCGGTGCAGATCGGCGAGGACGTTCACCGCGCACCGGACCCGGCGACCCTGACGGGCGAAGCGAAGGCGAGCGCGATCGCCGCCTTTCAGCAGGAGCTCCACGCCGCGCTCACCCGGGCGGGCTATCCCCCCGCCGCCGATCCGGCGCAGGTCAACAAGGTGAAGGTCATCGCGATCCTCTGCATTTTCGGCCTGCTTGCGACGATGGTCTACGGTCCGCTCGCCGCGCTGCTTGTCGAGCTGTTCCCGGCGCGCATCCGCTATAGTTCGCTGTCGCTGCCCTATCATATCGGCAATGGCTGGATCGGCGGTTTCATGCCGACGATCGGCTTCGCGATGGTCGCCGCGACGGGAAATATCTATCAGGGGCTCTGGTATGCGGTCGCCTTTGCGGCGATTACCGCAGTCGTCGGCATCCTGTTTCTGCCCGAAACCTACAAGCGCGATATCGAGGCATAG
- a CDS encoding carboxylesterase/lipase family protein, with translation MMRVGVWLWVLLLALAPASPGQAADRPQVRVAEGRLAGEWRGDLRVFRGIPYAAPPVGARRWRPPAPPEAWRGVRKAAAFGAACVQPAYPDDSVYFEPPAPMSEDCLTLNIWTPKAAAKAPVIVWIHGGALLRGTSARPLYDGGGYAKRGIVFVSINYRLGVLGWFTHPALSAESPEGVSGNYGLLDQIAALRWVRRNIAAFGGDPANVTIMGESAGALSVAYLLGVPRARGLFAKAIAQSPNIRAVPRLREPAFGLAAAEAMGALFADAVGAKDLPALRAVDAERLTRAALAARFVPQPTVDGALLPGQLADILDRGEQAPVPLLAGFNSGEVRSQRGLVPKAPADAAAYEAGIERSYGDLARAWLRLYPAADMEGSLIAATRDAVYGWASERLVRAQAAAGLPAYLYLFDHCYAAARARDLCAFHASELPFVFGRADTGLPPNWPAPGGPVDSALAGVMIDYWVSFAREGVPSVAGSPIWASYGSDEAYMRFAARPVAGRDPLPGMFELHEAVMRRRRAAGEQWFLNLGPASDPLAGPPVAGVRP, from the coding sequence ATGATGCGCGTCGGCGTCTGGCTATGGGTGCTGCTCCTCGCGCTTGCGCCCGCCTCTCCAGGACAGGCGGCGGATCGCCCACAGGTGCGCGTCGCCGAGGGCCGGCTTGCGGGCGAATGGCGGGGCGATCTTCGCGTCTTTCGCGGCATTCCCTATGCCGCGCCTCCGGTCGGTGCGCGGCGCTGGCGCCCGCCCGCACCGCCCGAGGCGTGGCGGGGTGTTCGTAAGGCGGCAGCGTTCGGCGCGGCGTGCGTCCAGCCCGCTTATCCCGACGACAGTGTCTATTTCGAACCACCGGCGCCGATGAGCGAGGATTGTCTGACGCTCAACATCTGGACACCGAAGGCGGCGGCGAAGGCGCCGGTGATCGTCTGGATTCATGGCGGCGCGTTGCTCCGCGGCACAAGCGCGCGCCCGCTCTATGACGGCGGCGGATATGCGAAGCGCGGGATCGTCTTTGTCTCGATCAACTATCGACTCGGCGTCCTCGGCTGGTTCACGCACCCCGCACTGAGTGCCGAATCGCCCGAGGGGGTGTCGGGCAACTACGGACTGCTCGACCAGATCGCAGCGCTTCGCTGGGTCAGGCGCAACATCGCGGCGTTCGGCGGCGATCCCGCCAATGTTACCATCATGGGCGAATCTGCCGGCGCGCTGAGCGTCGCCTATCTGCTTGGCGTGCCGCGCGCGCGGGGGCTGTTTGCGAAAGCAATTGCGCAAAGCCCTAATATCCGTGCGGTGCCGAGGCTTCGCGAACCGGCCTTCGGACTTGCTGCGGCCGAGGCGATGGGAGCGCTATTCGCCGACGCGGTGGGGGCAAAGGATCTGCCGGCGCTCCGCGCGGTCGATGCAGAGCGGCTGACGCGGGCGGCGCTCGCCGCGCGCTTTGTGCCGCAGCCGACGGTCGACGGCGCGTTGCTGCCCGGCCAGCTCGCCGATATTCTTGATCGCGGCGAGCAGGCGCCGGTGCCGCTGCTTGCCGGCTTCAACAGCGGTGAGGTGCGCTCGCAGCGCGGGCTGGTGCCGAAGGCCCCCGCCGACGCCGCGGCCTATGAGGCCGGGATCGAGCGGAGCTATGGCGACCTCGCGCGCGCCTGGCTTCGGCTCTATCCGGCGGCGGACATGGAGGGCAGCCTGATCGCCGCGACGCGTGATGCCGTCTATGGCTGGGCGAGCGAACGGCTGGTGCGTGCGCAGGCCGCGGCGGGGCTGCCCGCCTATCTCTATCTGTTCGACCATTGCTATGCTGCGGCGCGGGCGCGCGATCTTTGCGCCTTTCACGCGAGCGAGCTGCCGTTCGTCTTCGGCCGCGCCGATACCGGGCTTCCCCCGAATTGGCCCGCGCCCGGCGGCCCCGTGGACAGCGCGCTGGCCGGGGTCATGATCGACTATTGGGTGAGCTTTGCACGCGAGGGGGTGCCCAGCGTCGCCGGCTCGCCGATCTGGGCTTCCTATGGGAGCGATGAGGCCTATATGCGCTTTGCCGCACGGCCCGTCGCCGGCCGCGATCCGCTGCCCGGCATGTTCGAGTTGCACGAAGCGGTGATGCGGCGCCGCCGCGCGGCGGGTGAGCAGTGGTTCCTCAATCTGGGCCCCGCGAGTGACCCGCTTGCCGGCCCGCCTGTCGCCGGCGTCCGCCCCTAG
- a CDS encoding TetR/AcrR family transcriptional regulator: protein MEVEAPPAAKGRPREFCVDAALAAALRVFWSKGYEGASMADLTEAMGITKPSLYAAFGNKEALFNKALDLYEREKLDYMREALKAPTARGVAERLMRGALEMQTCPDNPHGCLGVISSVACGSEAEGIREAVLERSAAAKRAMLERFERAKAEGDLPSDVDPEGLAALLTAINQGLAVQAGAGATRAELERLVETSLKLWPGR from the coding sequence ATGGAAGTCGAAGCTCCTCCCGCTGCCAAGGGCCGCCCGCGCGAATTTTGCGTCGACGCTGCACTGGCGGCGGCGCTGCGCGTCTTCTGGAGCAAAGGCTATGAGGGCGCCTCAATGGCCGACCTCACCGAGGCGATGGGGATCACCAAGCCCAGTCTCTACGCCGCATTCGGCAACAAGGAGGCGCTCTTCAACAAGGCGCTAGACCTTTATGAGCGCGAAAAGCTCGATTATATGCGCGAGGCGCTGAAGGCGCCCACCGCCCGCGGGGTCGCAGAGCGGCTGATGCGCGGCGCGCTCGAAATGCAGACCTGTCCCGACAACCCCCACGGCTGCCTCGGCGTCATCAGTTCGGTCGCCTGCGGGTCGGAGGCCGAGGGCATTCGCGAAGCGGTGCTCGAACGGAGCGCTGCGGCCAAGCGCGCGATGCTCGAGCGCTTCGAGCGCGCGAAGGCGGAAGGCGACCTGCCGTCCGACGTCGATCCTGAAGGTCTCGCTGCGCTGCTGACGGCGATCAACCAGGGGCTCGCCGTGCAGGCGGGCGCAGGCGCGACGCGCGCCGAGCTCGAACGGCTGGTCGAGACCAGCCTAAAGCTCTGGCCGGGACGCTGA
- a CDS encoding efflux RND transporter periplasmic adaptor subunit yields the protein MTVHTPIEKTDPSDARVRRELAELLRPRRRSRIVWIAALLVIVVGAWWVLRDGAPQAAAAPPPVLTVATPLSREVTLWDDYIGRFEAIQSVEVRPRVSGAITAVHFTDGQIVRKGQPLFTIDPRPYRAALAEARAAAESARSDLALARLELERAGRLVDVEAVSESEIDRLRARVRAASAALAGAEARIAARALDVEFTTVRAPQSGRISDRMIDPGNLVSAGDAGGTLLTTINALDPIYFTFQGSEALFLKTKRDGTGKGAAVEVRLQDEGEYRWKGQLDFTDNGLDPRSGTIRARARFANPEMFLTPGMFGNMRLATGETTRALLVPAAAVQTDQARKIVYVVGKDGVVAARPVEIGPEVDGLRVIRSGLAAADQVVITGYQFARPGEKAFTKAGRISAEPEKAAASAREPLSAQATFAK from the coding sequence ATGACTGTCCATACTCCGATCGAGAAGACCGACCCCTCCGACGCTCGCGTCCGGCGCGAGCTTGCCGAACTCCTCCGTCCGCGCCGGCGAAGCCGCATTGTCTGGATCGCCGCCCTGCTGGTGATCGTCGTGGGGGCGTGGTGGGTGCTCCGCGATGGCGCGCCGCAGGCGGCCGCCGCCCCGCCGCCTGTGCTGACCGTGGCGACGCCGCTGTCGCGCGAGGTAACGCTATGGGATGATTATATCGGCCGCTTCGAGGCAATCCAGTCGGTCGAGGTGCGCCCGCGCGTCTCGGGCGCGATCACCGCGGTGCATTTCACCGACGGTCAGATCGTCCGCAAGGGCCAGCCGCTCTTCACCATCGACCCGCGTCCCTATCGCGCCGCACTCGCCGAGGCACGCGCCGCTGCCGAAAGCGCGCGCAGCGACCTGGCGCTCGCCAGGCTGGAACTCGAACGCGCCGGCCGGCTCGTCGATGTGGAGGCAGTGTCGGAAAGCGAGATCGACCGGCTGCGCGCCCGCGTCCGTGCAGCGTCGGCGGCGCTCGCCGGAGCCGAAGCGCGCATCGCCGCCCGCGCGCTCGACGTCGAATTCACCACCGTCCGCGCGCCGCAGAGCGGGCGCATCTCCGACCGGATGATCGACCCCGGAAACCTCGTGTCGGCGGGCGATGCCGGCGGAACCCTGCTCACCACGATCAACGCGCTCGACCCGATTTATTTCACCTTCCAGGGCTCTGAAGCGCTCTTCCTGAAGACCAAGCGCGACGGCACCGGCAAGGGTGCGGCGGTCGAGGTGCGGCTGCAGGACGAAGGCGAGTATCGCTGGAAGGGCCAGCTCGACTTCACCGACAACGGGCTCGACCCGCGCTCGGGGACGATCCGCGCCCGCGCGCGCTTCGCCAATCCGGAAATGTTCCTGACCCCCGGCATGTTCGGTAACATGCGACTGGCCACGGGTGAGACGACCCGCGCGTTGCTCGTTCCGGCTGCCGCGGTGCAGACCGATCAGGCGCGCAAGATCGTCTATGTCGTCGGCAAGGACGGCGTCGTCGCCGCAAGGCCGGTCGAGATCGGCCCCGAGGTCGACGGGCTTCGCGTGATCCGCTCCGGGCTCGCCGCGGCCGACCAGGTGGTGATCACCGGATACCAG